One window of Uloborus diversus isolate 005 chromosome 3, Udiv.v.3.1, whole genome shotgun sequence genomic DNA carries:
- the LOC129218878 gene encoding uncharacterized protein LOC129218878, which produces MKTINEDADLPNLTIATTRRLMQDLGFVYKKRSRNSMLIEREDNQVWRRKYLRQIRHYRNEGRTVYYTDETWVNFGHTKQTVWQDTFIKRPKEAFMSGLSTGLKAPTGKGSRLIITHAGSEKGFVKGAADVFKAKKSKGDYHEEMNGDYYEQWFKNKLLPNLDPNSIIVIDNASYHSVFVENIPNTSTKKDDIRQWLTSKNIAWNMLKAELLNLVQNVRSKYEEYRVDRIAALHGHTVLRLPPYHCELNPIENIWSVVKGKVAAENRTFKEKEVEELTKKAIDNVSDETWKNCVGHIIKEEELMWELDGMCDTAVDNLIIHFDPDSTDTASEGMLSTEEVMSS; this is translated from the coding sequence ATGAAGACTATTAACGAGGACGCTGACCTACCAAATTTGACAATCGCCACAACAAGAAGATTGATGCAAGATTTAGGGTTTGTGTACAAGAAGAGATCAAGGAATTCTATGCTGATAGAGAGGGAAGACAACCAAGTCTGGAGACGGAAATATTTGAGGCAAATTCGCCACTACCGAAATGAAGGAAGGACTGTGTACTATACAGATGAAACCTGGGTGAATTTTGGTCACACAAAGCAAACAGTGTGGCAGGACACTTTCATCAAGAGGCCGAAAGAAGCATTTATGTCTGGCCTCTCAACGGGATTAAAAGCTCCTACAGGAAAAGGATCCAGGTTAATAATTACTCATGCTGGAAGTGAGAAAGGCTTTGTGAAAGGAGCTGCTGATGTATTCAAGGCAAAAAAAAGCAAAGGAGATTATCATGAAGAAATGAATGGAGATTACTATGAacaatggtttaaaaataaattgctgcCAAACCTTGACCCCAACAGTATTATAGTTATCGACAATGCTTCATACCACAGTGTTTTTGTGGAAAACATTCCCAACACTTCCACCAAAAAAGATGACATTCGACAATGGCTGACATcaaaaaatatcgcttggaaTATGCTGAAAGCTGAACTTTTGAATCTTGTACAAAATGTCCGCAGCAAGTATGAGGAGTACCGGGTTGATAGGATAGCGGCTCTTCATGGTCATACTGTTTTGCGACTTCCCCCTTATCACTGTGAGCTGAATCCCATTGAAAACATATGGAGTGTTGTCAAAGGGAAGGTGGCAGCAGAAAAcagaacatttaaagaaaaagaagtggAAGAGCTGACAAAAAAAGCTATTGATAATGTCTCAGATGAAACGTGGAAGAACTGCGTTGGCCACATTATTAAAGAAGAAGAACTAATGTGGGAACTTGATGGAATGTGCGATACTGCTGTTGATAACTTGATAATTCATTTTGATCCCGATTCAACCGACACTGCTTCTGAAGGAATGCTTAGTACAGAAGAAGTCATGTCATCCTAA